From Jaculus jaculus isolate mJacJac1 chromosome 19, mJacJac1.mat.Y.cur, whole genome shotgun sequence, a single genomic window includes:
- the Mllt11 gene encoding protein AF1q encodes MRDPVSSQYNSFLFWRMPIPELDLSELEGLGLSDTSTYKIKESSVGNMSGQETGAGQEKGAEGGILLEYSTFNFWRAPIASIHSFESDLL; translated from the coding sequence ATGAGGGACCCTGTGAGCAGCCAGTACAACTCCTTTCTTTTCTGGAGGATGCCCATCCCAGAACTGGATCTCTCGGAGCTGGAAGGCCTGGGCCTGTCCGATACGTCCACCTACAAGATCAAGGAGAGCAGTGTTGGCAACATGAGTGGGCAAGAAACCGGAGCAGGGCAGGAGAAGGGTGCTGAAGGTGGCATCCTCCTGGAGTACAGTACCTTTAACTTCTGGAGAGCTCCCATTGCCAGCATCCACTCCTTTGAATCGGACTTGCTCTGA